In the genome of Pelobacter seleniigenes DSM 18267, one region contains:
- a CDS encoding methyl-accepting chemotaxis protein, whose protein sequence is MFKNLSLAKKLFLSFGLLLLLLSGVGLIGVRSMSTSAQGFAEYRDLARESNLVGNIQANMLEVQLATKNFLKSRDKKELEEFQWHLQAFRELISRAETEVEEADRQQTIKSIAADLIAYQEAFQKVVERMAEMDEQEKDTLNILGPQMEKTLTELLHRAEQGGDMGTAYDTALSLRNVMLARLYVMKFFEQNTQAAVDRVQQERATFLQLLDSLAGNVNDEAQQGLLGRIKADQDAYFSSFAKYVTATNERNVLISGTIDKIGPKVTDMTEQLKAGIKKQQDTLGPKLQAANENASNWVKALTGSALLFGILVAGLLTKTITRPIVRGVALAREIALGDFSQRLNMDRADEIGQLGEALDNMADNLLRNAEAAQQIAAGNLDVEVQISSEKDNLGMALHEMVDNLNDLLAQVQTAGEQIASGSAQVADSSQNLSQGATEQASSLEEISSSVQELSNQTGFNAESSTQANLLSAQAKESALSGNQQMEAMILAMAEINASSQNINKIIKVIDEIAFQTNLLALNAAVEAARAGQHGKGFAVVAEEVRNLAARSAKAAGETAEMIEASVAKAGDGVAIAENTAKSLEAIVTDITKVNDLIGEISIATNEQAQGVSQINIGLGQVDQVTQQNTASAEQSAAAAEELSSQAEQMRQLLMRFRLRDQNRLSNHGTGRSKQLRLT, encoded by the coding sequence ATGTTTAAAAATCTGTCCCTGGCAAAAAAACTTTTTTTAAGCTTCGGTTTACTGTTGCTGTTGCTATCGGGGGTCGGTCTGATCGGTGTGCGCAGCATGTCCACATCAGCACAAGGGTTTGCCGAGTATCGGGATCTGGCCCGGGAGAGCAATCTGGTCGGGAACATTCAGGCCAATATGCTGGAAGTTCAGCTGGCGACCAAAAATTTCTTGAAATCGAGAGATAAAAAGGAACTGGAGGAGTTTCAATGGCATCTCCAGGCTTTCAGGGAACTGATTAGCAGAGCGGAGACTGAAGTTGAAGAAGCTGATCGGCAACAGACGATCAAAAGCATTGCCGCGGACCTGATTGCCTACCAGGAAGCCTTCCAGAAAGTAGTTGAACGGATGGCCGAAATGGATGAGCAGGAAAAAGACACCCTCAATATTCTCGGCCCCCAAATGGAGAAGACCTTGACCGAACTGCTGCATCGTGCTGAGCAGGGCGGCGATATGGGAACCGCCTACGACACCGCACTCAGTTTGAGAAATGTCATGCTGGCCCGGCTCTACGTCATGAAGTTTTTCGAACAAAATACCCAGGCCGCTGTCGATCGCGTCCAGCAGGAAAGGGCAACATTTCTGCAGTTGCTGGACAGTCTGGCTGGGAATGTGAACGATGAGGCACAGCAGGGCCTGTTGGGCAGAATCAAGGCTGATCAGGATGCTTATTTCAGCTCTTTTGCCAAATACGTCACCGCCACGAACGAGCGTAATGTTCTGATCTCGGGAACTATTGACAAGATCGGACCCAAGGTTACCGACATGACGGAGCAGCTCAAAGCGGGGATTAAAAAACAGCAGGATACTCTTGGCCCAAAATTGCAGGCTGCCAATGAGAATGCTTCAAACTGGGTCAAAGCGCTGACCGGGAGTGCTTTGCTGTTCGGAATTTTAGTAGCCGGGCTGTTGACAAAAACCATTACCCGACCGATTGTCCGCGGCGTTGCTTTGGCTCGGGAAATCGCTTTGGGGGATTTTAGCCAGCGCCTGAATATGGACCGGGCGGATGAGATCGGCCAACTCGGTGAGGCCTTGGACAATATGGCGGACAACCTGCTCAGAAATGCCGAAGCGGCGCAGCAGATCGCTGCGGGAAATTTGGATGTGGAGGTGCAGATTTCCTCTGAAAAAGACAATCTGGGGATGGCGCTGCATGAGATGGTGGACAATCTTAACGACCTGTTGGCCCAAGTCCAGACTGCCGGAGAGCAGATTGCGTCCGGCAGCGCGCAGGTGGCCGACAGTAGCCAGAACCTGTCTCAGGGAGCGACTGAACAGGCCAGCTCTTTGGAAGAGATCTCCAGCTCGGTACAGGAATTAAGTAACCAGACCGGCTTCAATGCGGAAAGCTCAACCCAGGCCAACCTGCTCTCCGCCCAGGCCAAAGAGTCAGCGTTAAGCGGGAATCAGCAGATGGAAGCGATGATTCTGGCCATGGCGGAGATCAATGCGTCGAGCCAGAACATCAATAAAATCATCAAGGTCATCGATGAAATCGCGTTCCAGACCAATCTGTTGGCCTTGAATGCTGCGGTGGAGGCCGCTCGCGCCGGTCAGCATGGCAAAGGTTTTGCGGTGGTAGCGGAAGAGGTGCGGAATCTTGCAGCGCGCAGCGCCAAGGCCGCCGGGGAGACCGCGGAAATGATTGAAGCTTCGGTGGCCAAAGCCGGTGACGGCGTAGCCATTGCCGAAAATACCGCGAAATCCCTCGAGGCGATCGTGACGGATATCACCAAGGTGAATGATCTGATCGGGGAAATATCCATTGCCACCAATGAACAAGCCCAAGGGGTCAGCCAGATCAACATCGGTCTCGGGCAGGTCGATCAGGTGACGCAGCAGAATACGGCCAGCGCCGAGCAGAGC